A genomic segment from Malus domestica chromosome 05, GDT2T_hap1 encodes:
- the LOC139195955 gene encoding uncharacterized protein produces the protein MLKGFCVCMYVKKRIGETERRREGQAAQSEQERGRSWANQKEEEVEDQSEGEERRERRESGERGKMRKRVILDPCDPCLQTGGFLPFSFNFPTNWIKDLEKSPNIDLDGGVGLKVELKTPNSRVLHGFGKIGAIPGQIGLGFRRRSS, from the exons atgttgaaaggtttttgtgtgtgtatgtatgtgaaGAAAAGAATAGGAGAAACAGAAAGGAGGAGAGAAGGGCAAGCTGCCCAATCGGAacaggagagagggaggagTTGGGCCAACCAGAAAGAAGAGGAGGTGGAGGACCAATCAGAGggagaagaaaggagggaaaggagggagagtggTGAACGGGGGAAAATGAGGAAACGGGTCATCCTTGACCCGTGCGACCCATGCCTTCAAACCGGCGGTTTCTTGCCGTTCTCGTTCAATTTTCCGACGAATTGGATCAAG GACCTGGAAAAAAGCCCAAACATTGATTTGGACGGTGGAGTTGgtttgaaggtcgaattgaaaacacccaattctagggttcttcacggttttggcAAAATTGGAGCtattccaggccaaattggccttggcttcag gcgccgatcgtcatga